In the Pseudomonadota bacterium genome, CATTGCAAGCGGACGGCTGTACCGTCGCCGCCACCTATGCTGGCAATGATGAGAAGGCCGCGGCGTTCACCGCCGCGACCGGCATCAAGACCTACAAGTGGAACGTGGGCGACTACGACTCCTCCAAAGCCGGTATTGCCCAGGTCGAAGCCGACCTTGGTCCGGTCGAGATCGTAGTGGCCAACGCAGGCATAACCCGCGACGCCATGTTTCACCGGATGACGCCAGAACAGTGGAACGAGGTGATCGCAACCAACCTCACCGGTGTCTTCAACACCATCCACCCGGTCTGGCCGGGCATGCGCGAGCGCAAGTTCGGCCGCGTGATTGTGATCTCGTCGATCAATGGTCAGAAAGGTCAGGCTGGACAGGTCAACTATGCGGCGACCAAGGCCGGCGATCTGGGCATCATCAAGTCGCTGGCGCAAGAAGGCGCGCGCGCCGGCATCACCGCCAACGCCGTCTGTCCTGGCTACATCGGGACGGAAATGGTGCGGGCAATCCCAGAA is a window encoding:
- the phbB gene encoding acetoacetyl-CoA reductase, encoding MGRVALVTGGSRGIGEAISKALQADGCTVAATYAGNDEKAAAFTAATGIKTYKWNVGDYDSSKAGIAQVEADLGPVEIVVANAGITRDAMFHRMTPEQWNEVIATNLTGVFNTIHPVWPGMRERKFGRVIVISSINGQKGQAGQVNYAATKAGDLGIIKSLAQEGARAGITANAVCPGYIGTEMVRAIPEDVLNSKIIPQIPVGRLGEPEEIARCVSFLASDDAGFISGSTISANGAQFFV